Proteins from a single region of Mustela erminea isolate mMusErm1 chromosome X, mMusErm1.Pri, whole genome shotgun sequence:
- the LOC116583545 gene encoding synaptonemal complex protein 3: MVPSGRKHTGKSGKTSMEDQVVRAYDFEKEDKKDLSGSEEDVTEGKTPVIEKHGKKRTSAAVFEDMGGEVQNMLERFGADINKALLAKRKRLELYTKASLKTSNQKIEHVWKTQQEQRQKLNQEYSQQFLTLFQQWDIDVQKAEEQEEKLANMFRQQQKVFQQSRIVQSQRLKTIRQLYEQFIKSMEDLEKNHDSLLTGAQNELRKEMAMLQKKIMMETQQQEMASVRKSLQSMLF, translated from the coding sequence ATGGTGccctctggaagaaaacatacagGGAAATCTGGGAAGACATCAATGGAGGATCAGGTTGTAAGAGCCTATGACTTtgagaaggaagataaaaaagaTCTGAGTGGTTCAGAGGAGGATGTTACCGAAGGGAAGACTCCAGTAATTGAGAAGCATGGGAAGAAAAGGACTTCTGCAGCAGTGTTTGAAGATATGGGGGGTGAAGTACAAAATATGCTGGAAAGATTTGGAGCTGACATTAACAAGGCTCTTCTTGCCAAGAGAAAAAGACTAGAATTATATACCAAAGCGTCTCTCAAAACTAGTAACCAGAAAATTGAACATGTTTGGAAAACCCAGCAagagcaaaggcagaagcttaaccaagaATATTCTCAGCAATTTCTGACTTTGTTTCAGCAGTGGGATATAGATGTGCAGAAAGCtgaggaacaagaagaaaaactggCTAACATGTTCCGACAGCAACAAAAGGTTTTTCAACAATCTAGAATTGTTCAGAGCCAGAGACTGAAAACAATTAGACAGTTATATGAGCAGTTCATAAAGAGTATGGAGGACTTGGAGAAGAATCACGATAGTCTACTTACTGGTGCACAAAATGAACTTAGAAAAGAAATGGCtatgttgcaaaaaaaaattatgatggaaACTCAGCAGCAAGAGATGGCAAGTGTTCGAAAGTCTCTTCAGTCCATGTTATTCTGA